The following coding sequences are from one Clostridioides difficile ATCC 9689 = DSM 1296 window:
- a CDS encoding class I SAM-dependent methyltransferase: MLNKLCMYLERPELYKQSEINFWDDEYISKQLLKAHLDTNFEGASRNFNFIEDSVNWIVTVANPANYPKLLDLGCGPGLYAEKFAQKGYKVTGIDFSKRSINYAQNRNKETNLNINYLFQSYLNMNYNEEFDLATLIYCDYGALSTENRRLLMEKIYDSLKPGGKLILDVFTINKYNNFEEIKYWEINEDGGFWSNEKYMCLQDNCKYNDYNTLEQTLVITEKDENVFYVWNHYFSKESFLLEVENIGFKSVEFFSNVKGEAYSDDSMTMGLVLQK; the protein is encoded by the coding sequence TTGTTAAACAAATTATGTATGTATTTAGAAAGACCAGAGCTTTATAAACAAAGTGAAATTAATTTTTGGGATGATGAGTATATTTCAAAGCAATTATTAAAAGCACACTTAGACACTAATTTTGAAGGAGCAAGTAGAAATTTTAACTTTATCGAGGATTCTGTAAATTGGATAGTTACAGTTGCAAATCCAGCTAATTATCCTAAATTACTTGATTTAGGTTGTGGTCCAGGTTTATATGCAGAGAAATTTGCACAAAAAGGTTATAAGGTAACTGGAATTGATTTCTCAAAACGTTCTATTAACTATGCACAAAATAGAAATAAGGAGACTAATTTAAACATAAATTACTTGTTTCAAAGTTATTTAAATATGAACTATAATGAGGAATTTGATTTGGCTACCTTAATTTATTGTGATTATGGAGCTTTGTCAACTGAAAATAGAAGGTTATTAATGGAAAAAATTTATGATAGTTTAAAACCTGGAGGAAAATTAATATTAGATGTATTTACAATAAATAAATACAATAATTTTGAGGAAATTAAATATTGGGAAATAAATGAAGATGGAGGATTTTGGAGTAATGAAAAATATATGTGTCTACAAGATAATTGTAAATACAATGATTATAATACATTAGAACAAACTCTTGTAATAACCGAAAAAGATGAAAATGTATTTTATGTTTGGAATCACTATTTTTCAAAAGAAAGTTTCTTATTAGAAGTTGAAAATATTGGATTTAAGTCTGTTGAGTTTTTTAGTAATGTTAAGGGTGAAGCATATTCTGACGATAGTATGACTATGGGATTAGTTTTACAAAAATAA
- a CDS encoding pyrimidine dimer DNA glycosylase/endonuclease V: MRLWHKDLIDVLPKNQLVSQWRELLAIKGSIDKKGTPNHLLVNKVLNYSIDEFKFYTKIVHDEMLKRNYKPNELKYTSILKWKNRNFANDISNEHSLNLENLYDDWHNKMYLKQCLYNLEEKATCGGIPINEWNILLCKYSKDYELWSGNIMF; the protein is encoded by the coding sequence ATGAGATTATGGCATAAGGATTTAATTGATGTATTACCTAAAAATCAATTAGTAAGTCAATGGAGAGAGCTACTTGCTATAAAAGGTTCTATAGATAAAAAAGGTACTCCAAACCATCTATTAGTGAATAAAGTATTGAATTATAGTATAGATGAATTTAAATTTTATACAAAAATTGTACATGATGAAATGTTAAAAAGAAATTATAAACCTAATGAACTTAAATATACAAGTATATTAAAATGGAAAAATAGAAATTTTGCAAATGATATATCTAATGAACATAGTTTAAATTTAGAAAATTTATATGATGATTGGCATAATAAAATGTATTTAAAGCAATGCTTATATAATTTAGAAGAAAAAGCAACATGTGGAGGAATACCAATAAATGAATGGAATATATTACTTTGTAAATATAGTAAAGATTATGAATTGTGGTCTGGAAATATCATGTTTTAA
- a CDS encoding B3/4 domain-containing protein: MKFIVEKEVFDKLENVCFGVVVAKGIDNTKEIERISNLLDISIDRVEDYFKDKKVKESEEIIPYREAFRSLGMNPNKFMSSIEAMTTRVAKNKKLPHINPIVDLGNSISLKYLLPMGAHDMDFRNDDVYVRFSKKGDKFVPFGETDVELMEEGELIYSVGDMVKTRRWIWRQGEEGKITNSSKNIFFPIDGFTDANLDKVMSAREELAKLLKEIFNCEIKVGFVDKDNPEMEI; encoded by the coding sequence ATGAAATTTATAGTAGAAAAAGAAGTTTTTGATAAATTAGAAAATGTATGCTTTGGTGTAGTAGTTGCAAAAGGAATAGATAATACTAAAGAAATAGAAAGAATAAGCAACCTTTTAGATATAAGTATAGATAGAGTAGAAGATTACTTCAAAGATAAAAAAGTAAAGGAATCAGAAGAAATTATACCATATAGAGAGGCATTTAGAAGTCTAGGCATGAACCCAAATAAATTTATGAGTTCGATAGAAGCAATGACAACAAGGGTTGCTAAGAATAAGAAACTTCCTCATATAAATCCTATTGTAGATTTAGGAAACTCTATTTCTTTAAAATATTTACTTCCAATGGGCGCTCATGATATGGATTTTAGAAATGATGATGTATATGTTAGATTTTCTAAAAAAGGGGATAAATTTGTACCATTTGGAGAAACTGATGTTGAATTAATGGAAGAAGGAGAATTAATTTATTCAGTTGGAGACATGGTAAAAACTAGAAGATGGATATGGAGACAAGGAGAGGAAGGAAAAATTACTAATAGCTCAAAAAATATATTTTTTCCTATAGATGGTTTTACTGATGCTAATTTAGATAAGGTAATGAGTGCAAGAGAAGAATTAGCAAAATTGTTAAAGGAAATATTTAATTGTGAAATTAAAGTAGGTTTTGTAGATAAAGATAATCCTGAAATGGAAATATAA
- a CDS encoding PhzF family phenazine biosynthesis protein has translation MEYYIVDSFATKLFKGNPAGVCVLDRRIPLELMQKIAEENNLPETAFVVKGKGNYELRWFTPKAEIDLCGHATLAAAYVISNFIDVNVKRIDFFTQSGKLEVTRNGNLYEMIFPEIMPIEIELSPQQANLIGCVPSAVYSSRDLILLLNSEQEVINYKPNYAQLRKLTDWLGIIITAQGSNTDFVSRYFCPELDSEDPVTGSSHCNLIPYWSEKLGKHKMVAAQLSNRGGIIQCEVLKDNTVKISGEAVLFMQGTIKIDI, from the coding sequence ATGGAATACTACATAGTTGATTCATTTGCAACTAAACTATTTAAAGGAAATCCTGCTGGAGTTTGTGTTCTTGACAGAAGAATACCTTTAGAGTTAATGCAGAAAATAGCAGAAGAAAACAATTTACCAGAAACAGCATTTGTAGTTAAAGGTAAAGGAAATTATGAATTACGATGGTTTACTCCTAAAGCAGAAATTGATTTATGTGGTCATGCAACTTTAGCAGCAGCTTATGTAATATCAAATTTTATTGATGTTAATGTAAAAAGGATAGATTTCTTTACTCAAAGTGGAAAGCTTGAAGTTACACGAAATGGAAATCTATATGAAATGATATTTCCAGAAATAATGCCTATTGAAATAGAGTTATCACCACAACAAGCTAATTTGATAGGCTGTGTACCAAGTGCTGTTTATTCTTCAAGAGATTTAATCTTATTGCTAAACAGTGAACAAGAAGTTATAAATTATAAACCTAATTACGCACAATTGCGTAAATTGACAGACTGGTTAGGTATAATAATCACAGCACAAGGAAGTAATACAGATTTTGTATCAAGATATTTTTGTCCAGAATTAGATTCAGAAGACCCTGTTACTGGTTCATCACATTGTAATCTTATTCCATATTGGTCTGAAAAGTTGGGAAAACACAAAATGGTAGCTGCTCAACTTTCTAATCGTGGTGGTATAATTCAGTGTGAAGTGTTGAAGGATAATACTGTAAAAATTTCTGGTGAAGCAGTCTTGTTTATGCAGGGAACAATAAAGATTGATATTTAA
- a CDS encoding cell wall-binding cysteine protease Cwp13, translated as MKKFTSKKVTRFVALFLISILVMSTIPVSADNSNTLNQIKKAEYSETYKQYLNDAKNGRTEKYNGIIPNPYQLEGTQIQSKGRTAPTSYDPRKLGLMTSIKNQEDLGICWDFAAMATLESFLKLNNYGDYDLSEEHLRWWASDGEYGWSVNDMNGALNYEAMGYLTSWSGPKLEKDIPYNGRVSKAQGAKKPTNMNTAPTVFNVTDAVCVSNDINSTKNAILQYGAVTSGYYEDIKYQSDDQNSYYCPTKSFNTNHAISIVGWDDNYSKDNFNSNIRPSKNGAWLIKNSWGDYNSEGGYFWISYEDKTLMSDIDNFSIKGGKKPNDDEKMYQHDYASIVPLISKKITAANVFDFNRGDETLKSVMFLTESIGAKYEVYYAPVVNGIPQENNMKKLKEGTAQYSGYITVPIDSFDIPEGKGAIVVSIEGKNGESTIGSESNVPGYDTFKAKANLGESYIIDNTGKFFDINRDSNFYPCNFTIKAVTEKSSGESIPNESLIGSDRYETAIKVSQNGFNSSENVVLVNGSSIVDALAATPFTSAINSPILLTQKEALNSKTKAEIQRLGAKKVYLIGGENSISKEIEQQLKSLNISIERISGSDRYKTSLLLAQKLNGIKNVSQIAVVNGVKGLADAISVGAAAAENNIPIILANEKSELQGADEFLNSLNIEKSYIIGGTASLSNNLESKLKNPTRLSGSSRDETNSKIIDNFYKKDTLKNAFVVKNGIKNQNDLIDGLAVGPLGAKTGSPVILVGDKLADSQKEVLKNKTLEKVTQVGGGANKNAFKELVKLKSAK; from the coding sequence GTGAAAAAATTTACTTCAAAAAAAGTAACAAGGTTTGTTGCGCTGTTTTTAATATCTATTTTAGTCATGTCAACAATTCCTGTATCAGCTGACAATAGCAATACATTGAATCAGATAAAAAAAGCAGAATACAGTGAGACGTATAAACAATATCTAAATGATGCTAAAAATGGACGTACAGAAAAATATAATGGGATTATACCAAATCCATATCAGTTGGAAGGTACTCAAATCCAAAGTAAAGGAAGAACAGCTCCAACATCTTATGACCCTAGAAAATTAGGTCTTATGACATCAATAAAAAATCAAGAGGATTTAGGAATCTGTTGGGATTTTGCTGCAATGGCAACCTTAGAAAGTTTCTTAAAGTTAAATAATTATGGAGACTATGATTTATCAGAAGAACACTTAAGATGGTGGGCTTCAGATGGTGAATATGGATGGTCTGTAAATGATATGAATGGTGCTTTAAATTATGAAGCTATGGGATATTTAACATCTTGGTCAGGTCCTAAATTAGAAAAAGATATCCCATACAATGGTAGAGTATCTAAAGCACAAGGAGCAAAAAAACCAACTAATATGAATACAGCACCTACTGTTTTTAATGTGACAGATGCTGTGTGTGTAAGCAATGACATAAATTCTACAAAAAATGCTATATTACAGTATGGAGCTGTAACATCTGGTTATTATGAAGATATTAAATATCAAAGTGATGACCAAAATTCATATTATTGTCCAACAAAAAGTTTTAATACAAATCATGCTATTTCAATTGTAGGTTGGGATGATAACTATTCTAAAGATAATTTTAATTCAAATATTAGACCATCAAAAAATGGTGCTTGGTTAATAAAAAATAGCTGGGGAGATTATAATTCTGAGGGTGGATATTTCTGGATATCTTATGAAGACAAGACACTTATGTCTGATATAGATAATTTTTCAATCAAAGGTGGTAAAAAACCAAATGATGATGAGAAGATGTATCAACATGACTATGCAAGTATTGTACCTTTAATTTCAAAAAAGATAACAGCTGCAAATGTATTTGATTTCAATAGAGGCGATGAAACTTTAAAATCTGTAATGTTCTTAACTGAAAGTATAGGAGCTAAGTATGAAGTATATTATGCTCCAGTAGTAAATGGTATACCTCAAGAAAACAATATGAAAAAATTAAAAGAAGGTACTGCCCAATATTCAGGATACATAACAGTTCCAATTGATTCTTTTGATATACCAGAAGGAAAGGGTGCAATTGTAGTCAGTATAGAGGGGAAAAATGGAGAGTCAACTATAGGTTCTGAGTCAAATGTACCAGGATATGATACATTTAAAGCAAAAGCTAATTTAGGTGAAAGTTATATCATAGATAATACTGGAAAATTCTTTGATATAAATAGAGATAGTAACTTCTATCCGTGTAATTTTACTATAAAAGCTGTTACAGAAAAGTCTTCTGGTGAGAGTATCCCAAATGAGTCTTTAATTGGTAGTGATAGATATGAAACTGCTATCAAAGTTAGTCAAAATGGTTTCAATTCTTCAGAAAATGTAGTTTTAGTAAATGGCAGTTCAATAGTAGATGCATTGGCAGCAACTCCTTTTACATCTGCTATAAATTCACCAATATTATTGACACAAAAAGAAGCTTTAAATTCAAAAACTAAAGCTGAGATACAGAGATTAGGTGCTAAGAAAGTATACCTAATAGGTGGAGAAAATTCTATAAGTAAAGAAATTGAACAACAATTAAAAAGCTTAAATATATCGATAGAGAGAATATCAGGAAGTGATAGATACAAGACAAGTTTATTATTAGCTCAAAAGTTAAATGGTATAAAAAATGTATCTCAAATAGCAGTTGTAAATGGAGTGAAAGGATTAGCTGATGCAATTAGTGTAGGCGCTGCAGCAGCAGAAAATAACATACCAATCATACTTGCAAATGAAAAGAGCGAATTGCAAGGAGCTGATGAATTTCTAAATTCATTAAATATAGAGAAATCTTATATTATTGGAGGAACAGCATCCCTATCAAACAATCTAGAAAGTAAGTTAAAAAATCCAACTAGATTATCTGGTAGTAGTAGAGACGAAACTAATTCAAAGATAATAGATAATTTTTATAAAAAAGATACTTTAAAAAATGCATTTGTAGTTAAAAATGGAATCAAGAATCAAAATGATTTAATAGATGGATTGGCAGTTGGTCCTTTAGGAGCAAAAACTGGGTCACCAGTAATTTTAGTTGGTGATAAATTAGCTGATAGCCAAAAAGAAGTTCTTAAAAATAAGACTTTAGAAAAAGTAACTCAAGTTGGTGGAGGAGCAAATAAAAATGCATTTAAAGAGTTAGTAAAATTAAAAAGTGCTAAATAA
- a CDS encoding EFR1 family ferrodoxin (N-terminal region resembles flavodoxins. C-terminal ferrodoxin region binds two 4Fe-4S clusters.) translates to MIGIYFSGTGNSRYCVEKFLQEYDITANSYSIEDNELLQHINNHENIIFSYPVQYSNVPKILKDFIINHSTLWNGKRVFIIATMALFSGDGSGVLARILKKYGAITVGGLHVKMPDSIGDEKVLKHSLEYNRKLVIKAEKKVTKAAKKLKHGSPPKEGLGFLSHIVGLFGQRLYFINKTNMYTDKLKINTEECIVCGKCVNLCPMKNLVIKNCMIVANGQCTMCYRCVNNCAKKAITLLGKKVVEQSNIKKYM, encoded by the coding sequence ATGATAGGAATATATTTTAGTGGAACAGGAAATTCAAGATACTGTGTAGAAAAATTTTTACAAGAATATGATATAACAGCAAATTCTTATTCTATTGAAGATAATGAACTTTTACAGCACATCAATAATCATGAGAATATTATTTTTAGTTATCCGGTGCAATATAGTAATGTGCCAAAAATATTGAAAGATTTTATAATAAATCATTCAACTTTGTGGAATGGTAAACGTGTTTTTATTATTGCAACTATGGCTCTATTTAGTGGAGATGGCTCTGGTGTGTTAGCTAGAATATTAAAAAAATACGGTGCTATAACTGTTGGTGGATTACATGTGAAGATGCCAGATAGTATAGGAGATGAAAAGGTATTAAAACATTCTTTAGAGTATAATAGAAAGCTTGTAATAAAAGCAGAAAAGAAAGTAACTAAGGCTGCTAAAAAACTGAAACATGGGTCACCACCAAAAGAAGGGTTGGGTTTTTTGAGTCATATTGTAGGGTTATTTGGACAACGATTGTATTTTATCAATAAAACAAATATGTATACAGATAAACTAAAAATTAATACTGAGGAATGTATTGTATGTGGTAAATGCGTTAATTTATGTCCAATGAAGAATCTAGTAATTAAAAATTGTATGATTGTTGCAAATGGGCAATGTACAATGTGTTATCGTTGTGTAAATAATTGTGCCAAAAAAGCAATTACATTGTTAGGTAAAAAAGTTGTTGAACAGAGTAATATTAAGAAATATATGTAA
- a CDS encoding YjdF family protein, with translation MDKISGKLTVLFEEPFWVGIFERQDGKKYEACRVVFGAEPKEVEVYEFILERFFSLDFGSIKLEKNVTKDNIGYKRMQRKVKKEQEKETIGTKAQNALKLQYEERKQDRKNLAKNRKEEEKERLFNLKQEKRKAKHKGH, from the coding sequence ATGGACAAAATTAGTGGAAAATTAACAGTCTTATTTGAAGAACCATTTTGGGTAGGTATATTTGAAAGACAAGATGGTAAAAAATATGAAGCATGTAGGGTAGTTTTTGGAGCAGAACCTAAAGAAGTAGAAGTGTATGAATTTATACTTGAAAGATTTTTCTCATTAGATTTTGGTAGCATTAAATTAGAAAAAAATGTGACCAAAGACAACATTGGATACAAAAGAATGCAGAGAAAAGTAAAAAAGGAACAAGAAAAAGAAACTATAGGGACTAAGGCTCAAAATGCTCTTAAGCTTCAATATGAAGAAAGAAAACAGGATAGAAAAAACCTAGCTAAAAATAGAAAAGAAGAAGAAAAAGAAAGACTATTTAATTTGAAACAAGAAAAGAGAAAAGCTAAACATAAGGGTCATTAA
- the def gene encoding peptide deformylase, with product MAIRKIRTFDDEILRKKSKYVENVDNKIREILNDMAETMYNTPNGGGLAACQVGVLKRLVVIDLGEGLIKLVNPEIIKQEGEQIVVEGCLSFPEVWGKLKRPKKVTVQALNEYGEKIEIKGSGFMAKCLCHEIDHLNGIVFTDKIIEHVKL from the coding sequence ATGGCTATAAGAAAGATAAGAACATTTGATGATGAAATTTTAAGAAAAAAGAGTAAGTATGTAGAAAACGTAGATAATAAGATAAGAGAAATATTAAATGACATGGCAGAGACCATGTACAATACTCCAAATGGAGGAGGATTAGCTGCATGCCAAGTAGGAGTATTAAAGCGATTAGTTGTTATAGATTTAGGAGAAGGACTTATTAAGCTTGTTAATCCTGAAATTATTAAACAAGAAGGGGAACAAATTGTTGTTGAAGGATGTTTAAGTTTTCCTGAAGTATGGGGTAAATTAAAAAGACCAAAAAAAGTTACAGTACAAGCTCTAAACGAATACGGTGAGAAAATAGAAATTAAAGGTTCAGGTTTTATGGCAAAATGTCTTTGTCATGAGATAGACCATTTAAATGGTATAGTTTTTACAGATAAAATTATTGAACATGTAAAATTGTAA
- a CDS encoding ABC transporter ATP-binding protein, which yields MIKVDDLSFSYTDRDFLQNINFGVGKGEILGFLGPSGAGKSTLQKILIGMITNYGGSVIVNGVESKRHSNKFYENIGVDFEFPSLYEKLTAIENLKYFGSLYSKKLLSIDELLKSVGLENEANKRVSEYSKGMKSRLNFIKALLHNPDILFLDEPTSGLDPSNSKVMKDIILSEKLKGKTIILTTHNMLDATELCDRVAFIVNGKISALDTPHNLIMSKGAIKVRYTYFDNGEKTAECFLNNTANDKNLNMLIEKNKLLSIHSSEPTLNDIFIEITGRNLQ from the coding sequence ATGATTAAAGTTGATGATTTATCATTTAGTTATACAGATAGAGATTTTTTACAAAATATTAACTTTGGAGTAGGAAAAGGGGAAATACTAGGATTTTTAGGACCATCAGGTGCAGGAAAATCTACATTACAAAAGATTCTAATTGGAATGATAACTAATTATGGAGGAAGTGTCATTGTAAATGGAGTAGAGAGTAAAAGACACTCAAATAAATTTTATGAAAATATAGGAGTTGATTTTGAATTTCCTAGTTTATATGAAAAGTTGACTGCAATAGAAAATTTAAAATATTTTGGGTCTCTATATTCTAAAAAACTACTATCTATTGATGAGTTATTAAAATCAGTAGGACTAGAAAATGAAGCAAATAAAAGGGTATCTGAGTATTCAAAAGGTATGAAATCTCGATTAAATTTTATAAAAGCTTTATTACATAATCCAGATATTTTATTTTTAGATGAACCAACAAGTGGTCTTGACCCATCAAATAGCAAGGTTATGAAAGATATAATTTTATCAGAAAAATTGAAAGGTAAAACTATTATTTTAACAACTCATAACATGTTAGATGCAACAGAGCTTTGTGACAGAGTAGCGTTCATTGTAAATGGTAAAATATCTGCTTTAGATACACCACATAATCTTATTATGTCAAAAGGAGCTATTAAAGTTAGATATACTTACTTTGATAATGGAGAAAAAACTGCTGAATGTTTTCTGAACAATACTGCTAATGATAAAAATTTGAATATGCTTATTGAGAAAAATAAACTTTTATCAATACATAGTAGTGAACCAACATTAAATGATATTTTTATTGAGATAACAGGGAGGAATTTACAATGA
- a CDS encoding NUDIX hydrolase, whose translation MKKTIIKNVNPMIENKFIGLFEIEYKNKLDEDKVWMVASRKSSEQLKNIYLKNEEDSVDAVVIVGLHKSSKKLILIRQFRVPINGYIYELPAGLVDEGESIDISVERELREETGLTLLEIKKNKSIDKVYLSPGMSDESVAFVYCICDGDITDEFLEPDEEIEALLISQEDAKEILQSNHKIDTKAFLILQMFVSLGAKLFE comes from the coding sequence TTGAAAAAAACTATAATAAAGAATGTAAATCCAATGATTGAAAATAAGTTTATAGGACTTTTTGAAATAGAGTATAAAAACAAATTAGATGAAGATAAGGTTTGGATGGTAGCATCAAGAAAAAGTAGTGAGCAATTAAAAAATATTTATTTGAAGAATGAAGAAGATAGTGTAGATGCAGTTGTAATAGTTGGGCTTCATAAAAGTAGTAAAAAATTAATTTTAATAAGACAATTTAGAGTACCTATTAATGGATATATATACGAGTTACCAGCAGGTCTTGTTGATGAAGGAGAGTCTATAGATATTTCCGTTGAAAGAGAACTTAGAGAAGAAACAGGACTTACTCTTTTAGAAATTAAAAAAAATAAAAGTATTGATAAAGTTTATTTATCTCCTGGAATGAGTGATGAATCTGTTGCCTTTGTTTATTGTATATGTGATGGTGATATAACAGATGAATTTTTAGAACCAGATGAAGAGATTGAAGCGCTTTTAATTTCGCAAGAAGATGCAAAAGAGATTTTACAAAGTAATCATAAGATAGACACAAAAGCATTTTTGATTTTACAAATGTTTGTGAGTTTAGGAGCTAAATTATTTGAATAG
- a CDS encoding DUF1294 domain-containing protein has product MKNFILIYFIVINSIAFFSMYIDKKRAIRNEWRIKEATLMSIAVIGGSIGSIIGMYSFRHKTKHIKFTFGIPFILFLQFLLVYFYILK; this is encoded by the coding sequence GTGAAAAATTTTATTCTAATATATTTTATAGTGATTAATTCTATTGCTTTCTTTTCAATGTACATAGATAAGAAAAGAGCAATTAGAAACGAATGGAGAATAAAAGAAGCTACTCTTATGTCTATAGCAGTAATTGGAGGTAGTATAGGTTCTATAATTGGAATGTATTCTTTTAGACATAAAACTAAACACATTAAATTTACATTTGGTATACCATTTATACTATTTTTACAATTTTTATTAGTATATTTTTATATTTTAAAGTAA
- a CDS encoding SPL family radical SAM protein, translating to MYNKIKYIPINCEIACNKLKRSMPYKWDLNIYRGCEHGCKYCYAIYSHKYINSNNYFEEIYVKTNIVEKLERQLKSSKWKKEVINIGGVTDSYQPIEADYKIMPEILNLLIKYKTPAIISTKSDLILRDYDLIDKLSRITYINVASTITTVNEDTQRLIEPNGVDSMRRFKMLKEFRKTNASVGLHIMPIIPYITDDFDNINSLFRHAKECNVHYVLPGTLYLRGITRGVFFDFVKKEFPELFDKLSILYSAGSLNREYKNQLYKMVNELRYKYSLSSSYSKIMKEKLKNSGDVQISFFD from the coding sequence TTGTATAATAAAATAAAATATATTCCAATAAATTGTGAAATAGCTTGTAATAAATTAAAAAGGAGTATGCCATATAAATGGGATTTAAATATTTATCGTGGATGTGAGCATGGATGTAAATATTGTTATGCTATTTACTCTCATAAGTACATCAACTCCAATAATTATTTTGAAGAGATTTATGTAAAAACAAATATAGTAGAAAAACTTGAGAGACAACTTAAAAGCAGTAAATGGAAGAAAGAAGTAATCAATATAGGAGGAGTTACAGATAGTTATCAACCAATAGAAGCTGACTATAAAATTATGCCAGAAATATTAAACCTGCTGATAAAATACAAGACACCAGCTATTATTTCTACAAAGTCAGATTTAATTTTAAGAGATTACGATTTAATTGATAAGCTATCTAGGATTACATATATCAATGTAGCATCTACAATTACCACAGTAAATGAAGATACACAAAGGCTTATTGAGCCAAATGGTGTGGATTCAATGAGACGATTTAAAATGTTAAAAGAATTTAGAAAAACTAACGCATCAGTTGGTCTACATATTATGCCAATTATACCATATATTACAGATGATTTTGATAATATAAATTCGCTATTTAGACATGCAAAAGAATGTAATGTACATTATGTTTTACCTGGGACTTTATACTTAAGGGGTATAACTAGAGGTGTTTTTTTTGACTTTGTTAAAAAAGAGTTTCCTGAATTATTTGATAAATTATCAATACTATATAGTGCAGGTTCACTTAATAGGGAGTATAAAAATCAATTGTATAAAATGGTTAATGAACTTAGATATAAGTATTCTCTATCAAGCAGTTACTCTAAAATAATGAAGGAAAAGTTAAAAAACTCAGGAGATGTACAGATATCTTTTTTTGATTAG
- a CDS encoding TetR/AcrR family transcriptional regulator: protein MPKSYSDKEREYIIKRLKEEARLCMEQYGIRKTTVDELVKRVKIPKGTFYLFFQSKELLFFEVLRDIHDSIQKEILYEINRVDESITCEQLTDIFMKFYRMVDSTSILNLMINGEFEILVRKLPDSIIEEHFRHDDFEIGEIISCIPNAKNKDIESFSGAFRAVFLTMLYKREVGSNCFEDALRLMINGLVIQLME from the coding sequence ATGCCTAAATCATATTCTGATAAAGAAAGAGAGTATATAATAAAAAGACTTAAAGAAGAAGCAAGATTGTGTATGGAGCAATATGGTATTAGAAAAACTACTGTTGATGAGCTTGTAAAACGGGTAAAAATACCAAAAGGAACTTTTTATCTATTTTTTCAATCAAAAGAATTGCTCTTTTTTGAGGTATTAAGAGATATACATGACTCTATACAAAAAGAAATCTTATATGAGATAAATAGAGTAGATGAAAGTATTACATGTGAACAATTGACAGATATATTTATGAAATTCTATAGGATGGTTGATAGTACTTCAATTTTAAATCTCATGATAAATGGAGAATTTGAGATATTGGTGAGAAAGTTACCAGATTCTATAATTGAAGAACACTTTAGACATGATGACTTTGAAATTGGAGAGATTATATCTTGCATACCAAATGCAAAAAATAAAGACATAGAAAGCTTTAGTGGAGCATTTAGAGCAGTTTTTCTTACCATGCTATATAAGCGCGAGGTTGGAAGTAATTGTTTTGAAGATGCTTTAAGATTAATGATAAACGGATTAGTTATACAACTTATGGAATAG